The following proteins are encoded in a genomic region of Serinus canaria isolate serCan28SL12 chromosome 13, serCan2020, whole genome shotgun sequence:
- the CCNI2 gene encoding LOW QUALITY PROTEIN: cyclin-I2 (The sequence of the model RefSeq protein was modified relative to this genomic sequence to represent the inferred CDS: substituted 5 bases at 5 genomic stop codons), which translates to MAAAAARAKRRHSGTITAPRLRPPRPAASPRALRRPRDQRRPGEGGAEGSPTNGGGRAAAGGGAPRRISSGPRERFARHNDLWTGRTDAHGLRQRSPGRCHTDPGDARGVRAEPCPGVRPPKLRAEAPSSWGCSPAGSPPLSAALAAAAAAPAPSRSRAELPCPVPAAVKCPGHIESSXLTFFFLENALAREARIXKVPVFQNPTMKGTDISLSGYKKVVLWIAEISSQFQFYPXMFVXATSIFNRLLASVKAQLKYLQCIAISCLLLAAETNEDDYKDQAVSMTAGNKTTTAGLVKQVIPSVQTLAVQSRCKHSPAEILRMERIILDKLQWDLYTETPMDFLNIFHAMVMSSWPHLPPRLPQRNPSLHVALLTKQLQHCIACHQLVQFKGSTLVLVIITLELERQTAGWFPVITDLLKRAQVNSTEFMHCKELVDLELMCLQAPNAVNVFYPISQAVQGHPKARLPCQPPSEWQSSQQGRLRAAVSQPISAPFTPTTAQIPDHTTETEECXDGFRHLHCEDGEL; encoded by the exons ATGGCGGCCGCGGCAGCCCGGGCCAAGCGGCGGCACAGCGGAACAATAACAGCACCGCGCctgcgcccgccccgccccgcggccaGCCCCCGCGCGCTGCGGCGGCCGCGCGACCAACGGCGGCCGGGGGAAGGCGGGGCCGAGGGGAGTCCAACCAATGGCGGCGGCCGAGCagcggcggggggcggggcgCCGCGTCG AATTTCATCCGGACCCCGGGAGCGCTTTGCCCGGCACAATGATCTCTGGACAGGTAGGACAGACGCCCACGGGCTGAGGCAGCGCTCACCTGGGCGGTGCCACACGGACCCCGGGGACGCGCGGGGTGTTCGAGCCGAGCCGTGCCCCGGGGTTCGGCCTCCGAAGCTCCGGGCAGAGGcgcccagcagctggggctgctcccccgCAGGATCGCCCCCGCTCTCCGCCGCCCTCGCTGCAGCAGCCGCGGCACCGGCCCCGTCGCGGAGCCGCGCAGAGCTCCCGTGCCCGGTACCCG CTGCCGTGAAGTGTCCTGGACATATAGAGAGCTCATgacttacctttttttttctggaaaatgccTTAGCCAGAGAGGCCAGGATTTGAAAAGTGCCAGTTTTCCAGAATCCCACCATGAAG gGCACAGATATCTCTCTGTCAGGTTACAAAAAAGTAGTTCTCTGGATTGCAGAAATCAGCTCCCAGTTCCAGTTTTACCCATAAATGTTTGTCTGAGCCACCAGCATCTTCAACAGGCTGCTGGCATCAGTAAAG GCCCAATTAAAATATCTGCAGTGCATTGCAatttcctgcctcctccttgCAGCAGAAACCAATGAAGATGA ctACAAAGACCAAGCTGTCTCAATGACCGCAGGAAACAAGACAACCACAGCAGGCCTTGTAAAACAG GTAATACCATCAGTGCAGACGCTagcagtgcagagcagatgtAAACACTCTCCAGCCGAGATCTTGAGAATGGAAAGAATTATACTGGATAAGCTTCAGTGGGATCTTTACACAGAAACACCAATGGATTTCTTAAACATT TTCCATGCCATGGTGATGTCCAGCTGGCCCCATCTCCCACCCAGACTGCCTCAGAGGAATCCTTCCCTCCACGTTGCACTCTTGaccaagcagctgcagcactgtaTAGCCTGCCACCAACTTGTGCAGTTTAAGGGCTCCACGTTGGTTTTGGTGATCATCACCttggagctggagaggcagaCCGCTGGTTGGTTTCCTGTTATTACTGATCTGCTAAAAAGAGCACAG GTGAACAGCACTGAATTCATGCACTGCAAAGAGCTTGTGGATTTAGAGTTAATGTGCTTGCAGGCACCCAATGCTGTTAATGTTTTCTACCCCATCAGCCAAGCTGTGCAGGGCCATCCCAAGGCAAGgcttccctgccagcccccttCGGAATGGCAGAGTTCCCAACAAGGGAGGCTGAGGGCTGCTGTAAGCCAGCCTATTTCAGCACCTTTCACACCTACTACAGCCCAAATTCCTGATCACACCACTGAAACTGAAGAATGCTGAGATGGATTCAGACACCTGCACTGTGAGGATGGGGAG